From Cataglyphis hispanica isolate Lineage 1 chromosome 3, ULB_Chis1_1.0, whole genome shotgun sequence, a single genomic window includes:
- the LOC126848257 gene encoding uncharacterized protein LOC126848257 isoform X1: MTFRILRTLTVAISCFAVLVGCNPKFDDGGFVPSSISYVEKHAKAQDQIAMPSSQIIKQREENPPKRESEMNDVTDRGQEARFGFTNIGGTGSGYGVSPYAPAKIDLGGLLLGAIIGVGSILIIPKLLYILSGTYGAYARNRSHIGEDSGFAQTLTKIDDVLARHGIDTTSCIQRAVCTYSQQAAAVIGDENGNGNENDKDEKATSFDRMVNAITSNQVFRTAMQGTAIEEAVEAGRANRNCSRSYPHCGFSMETMLSLLANIIAAANARPAMPTAASSL; encoded by the exons atgACGTTCCGAATTTTGCGAACTTTAACCGTGGCAATAAGTTGTTTCGCTGTTCTGGTCGGTTGCAATCCAAAGTTTGATGACGGAGG GTTTGTACCAAGTTCCATCAGTTATGTGGAAAAGCATGCGAAGGCGCAGGATCAAATAGCCATGCCGTCATCTCAGATTATTAAACAACGCGAAGAAAATCCGCCGAAACGCGAATCTGAGATGAATGACGTCACGGATCGCGGCCAGGAAGCGAGATTTGGTTTCACCAATATCGGAGGTACAGGAAGC ggCTACGGCGTGTCACCTTATGCACCGGCAAAGATAGATCTTGGTGGACTTCTCTTGGGAGCCATCATTGGCGTGGGATCAATCCTCATCATCCCAAAGTTGCTTTATATCCTATCGGGTACTTATGGCGCATATGCGAGAA ACCGATCCCACATAGGTGAGGACTCCGGTTTCGCCCAGACCTTAACGAAAATCGACGACGTTCTCGCTCGTCACGGCATCGACACGACCTCGTGCATACAACGCGCGGTGTGCACCTATTCGCAGCAGGCGGCCGCCGTAATCGGCGATGAGAATGGGAATGGGAACGAGAACGATAAGGATGAGAAAGCAACGTCCTTCGACAGGATGGTGAACGCCATCACCAGCAATCAAGTATTCCGCACCGCCATGCAGGGTACGGCGATCGAGGAGGCGGTGGAAGCCGGCAGGGCCAACCGAAACTGCTCGAGATCGTATCCGCATTGCGGCTTCTCGATGGAGACGATGCTGTCGCTACTGGCTAACATTATCGCGGCGGCAAATGCGCGACCCGCGATGCCCACCGCCGCTTCGTCGCTATAA
- the LOC126848257 gene encoding uncharacterized protein LOC126848257 isoform X2, whose product MTFRILRTLTVAISCFAVLVGCNPKFDDGGFVPSSISYVEKHAKAQDQIAMPSSQIIKQREENPPKRESEMNDVTDRGQEARFGFTNIGGTGSGYGVSPYAPAKIDLGGLLLGAIIGVGSILIIPKLLYILSGTYGAYARSEDSGFAQTLTKIDDVLARHGIDTTSCIQRAVCTYSQQAAAVIGDENGNGNENDKDEKATSFDRMVNAITSNQVFRTAMQGTAIEEAVEAGRANRNCSRSYPHCGFSMETMLSLLANIIAAANARPAMPTAASSL is encoded by the exons atgACGTTCCGAATTTTGCGAACTTTAACCGTGGCAATAAGTTGTTTCGCTGTTCTGGTCGGTTGCAATCCAAAGTTTGATGACGGAGG GTTTGTACCAAGTTCCATCAGTTATGTGGAAAAGCATGCGAAGGCGCAGGATCAAATAGCCATGCCGTCATCTCAGATTATTAAACAACGCGAAGAAAATCCGCCGAAACGCGAATCTGAGATGAATGACGTCACGGATCGCGGCCAGGAAGCGAGATTTGGTTTCACCAATATCGGAGGTACAGGAAGC ggCTACGGCGTGTCACCTTATGCACCGGCAAAGATAGATCTTGGTGGACTTCTCTTGGGAGCCATCATTGGCGTGGGATCAATCCTCATCATCCCAAAGTTGCTTTATATCCTATCGGGTACTTATGGCGCATATGCGAGAA GTGAGGACTCCGGTTTCGCCCAGACCTTAACGAAAATCGACGACGTTCTCGCTCGTCACGGCATCGACACGACCTCGTGCATACAACGCGCGGTGTGCACCTATTCGCAGCAGGCGGCCGCCGTAATCGGCGATGAGAATGGGAATGGGAACGAGAACGATAAGGATGAGAAAGCAACGTCCTTCGACAGGATGGTGAACGCCATCACCAGCAATCAAGTATTCCGCACCGCCATGCAGGGTACGGCGATCGAGGAGGCGGTGGAAGCCGGCAGGGCCAACCGAAACTGCTCGAGATCGTATCCGCATTGCGGCTTCTCGATGGAGACGATGCTGTCGCTACTGGCTAACATTATCGCGGCGGCAAATGCGCGACCCGCGATGCCCACCGCCGCTTCGTCGCTATAA
- the LOC126848234 gene encoding post-GPI attachment to proteins factor 6: MLESALAVLLAWTLATQQGLCGKLEKIAQQPNNVLVDYYAYRHISIIHFNVPELSVAAAFKFTAKEEKTGGIGRCMPRNVSLYLKSGSLPFVRPDRSKVAAKLMEMKKRRRHYGLEMQSNGDQYVIKIEVPSAGDWYAIAFRSWTDPDTGKIRQQGLSASCETVLDAEMFIETPATMSLVDAEVEHEVQLHEASDTTIVQYLVSDVGLAEVNLALNSSCGEDCEIAVHVTAEDNLADGLLNSTATMLPFKPYVNGFHYVTLRLLSGSASNVTMRLDRRTNEDEQVTSVVLLRKSFPEFFLFDYEHLRSNDTKPQPFNVTANALSVLSFEIGRVYDVGGTVTLGFKLVDVEEKYKKSIVLVACVSLGYYSNITSGGACARAHTITTADIYANATEPAYIHIPFPETGIWYVSLRVYCPEEETTTMTMTTTTTTTTTIPTTTTSNNNNSSHRGISSACFCARNCLRGGIVCDKCDCLPRCTVAQVESIVSSSPCIEGRCGTRGKCMHYMSGGFVFSACYCTGGYRGFDCADATYVLSTGGILLQLLALTFSNLAFLGSIYVAIRREYFTEAVAYAAVMFFSTFYHACEAGEDVYGVCIMRLGVLQFCDFFNALLAIWVTLVAMASFGPRLTAFSQVAGAIVLAMGAEMDRTALWVFLLPAVTGTALIGLSWGLRCRRKRTIRYPSRPYRIIYFPAGFLLVSLGLVCYAFLQTRKNYYLIHSLWHVCVAIGVILLLPKRQYMK, from the exons ATGCTTGAAAGTGCGTTAGCCGTGCTGTTGGCATGGACACTTGCGACCCAGCAAGGACTGTGCGGCAAATTGGAGAAGATCGCCCAACAACCGAACAACGTCCTGGTGGATTATTATGCTTACCGTCACATCTCGATTATCCACTTCAATGTGCCCGAACTCTCCGTCGCGGCCGCCTTCAA ATTCACGGCGAAAGAAGAGAAGACTGGCGGGATAGGTAGATGCATGCCACGCAATGTCTCGTTGTACCTAAAGTCCGGCAGTTTGCCATTCGTCCGTCCCGATAGATCGAAAGTGGCCGCAAAGTTAATGGAGATGAAGAAACGACGGCGACATTACGGCCTGGAAATGCAGAGCAACGGCGATCAATATGTGATTAAGATAGAGGTACCATCGGCGGGTGATTGGTATGCGATCGCCTTTCGATCTTGGACCGATCCTGACACAGGAAAGATCAGGCAACAAG GTCTTAGCGCATCCTGTGAAACTGTATTGGATGCCGAGATGTTCATCGAGACACCAGCAACAATGTCGCTGGTCGATGCCGAGGTTGAGCATGAAGTGCAATTGCACGAAGCATCCGATACAACGATAGTGCAGTATCTTGTATCGGACGTCGGTCTGGCGGAAGTGAATCTAGCTTTGAACTCGTCCTGCGGCGAAGATTGCGAGATTGCTGTTCATGTCACGGCGGAGGACAACCTCGCTGACGGTTTGCTCAACTCCACGGCGACTATGCTGCCTTTCAAGCCTTATGTCAACGGCTTCCACTACGTGACTCTTCGTCTACTGAGTGGAAGTGCGTCGAATGTGACGATGCGATTGGACCGTCGAACTAACGAGGACGAACAGGTGACGTCGGTAGTGCTGTTGAGGAAGTCCTTCCCGGAATTCTTCCTCTTTGATTACGAACATCTACGCAGTAATGACACAAAGCCCCAGCCGTTCAACGTTACCGCCAACGCTCTCTCCGTCCTTAGCTTCGAGATCGGTCGAGTGTACGATGTGGGTGGTACGGTGACTTTGGGTTTTAAGCTGGTCGACGTGGAAGAAAAGTACAAGAAGAGCATCGTCCTCGTGGCCTGCGTTTCTTTAG gtTATTACTCCAACATTACCTCGGGCGGTGCTTGTGCTCGCGCGCACACCATCACGACAGCGGACATATACGCAAACGCGACCGAGCCGGCTTACATACACATTCCGTTTCCCGAGACGGGAATCTGGTACGTCAGTTTGCGCGTCTATTGTCCCGAAGAggagacgacgacgatgacgatgacaacgacaacaacaacaacaacgacGATaccgacgacgacaacgagtAACAACAATAACAGCAGTCACCGCGGCATCAGTAGTGCTTGCTTTTGCGCCCGCAATTGTCTGCGAGGTGGCATCGTGTGCGATAAGTGCGACTGCCTGCCTCGCTGCACCGTCGCCCAGGTGGAGAGCATCGTGTCATCATCACCGTGTATTGAAGGCCGCTGCGGTACACGTGGCAAGTGCATGCATTATATGAGCGGCGGTTTCGTGTTCTCGGCATGCTACTGCACTGGCGGTTACCGCGGCTTCGACTGCGCGGACGCGACCTACGTTCTTAGCACCGGCGGCATACTCCTGCAATTGCTCGCCCTGACCTTTAGCAATCTCGCCTTCCTTGGCTCAATCTACGTGGCGATACGCCGCGAGTATTTCACTGAAGCGGTCGCCTACGCTGCAGTCATGTTCTTCTCGACGTTCTACCATGCTTGCGAAGCCGGCGAAGACGTCTACGGCGTGTGCATCATGCGACTGGGCGTGCTGCAGTTCTGTGATTTTTTCAATGCACTGCTCGCCATTTGGGTGACTCTGGTGGCGATGGCGTCGTTTGGACCGCGGTTGACCGCCTTCAGTCAGGTAGCCGGCGCGATTGTACTCGCCATGGGTGCTGAGATGGATCGCACGGCGCTCTGGGTATTTTTGCTGCCTGCTGTCACTGGTACTGCCTTGATCGGCCTGTCCTGGGGACTCAGATGCAGGAGGAAGCGAACTATCAGATATCCCTCGCGTCCATACAG AATTATCTATTTCCCAGCCGGATTTCTTCTCGTCTCTCTGGGCCTCGTGTGTTACGCCTTTCTGCAAACACGtaagaattattatcttattcacAGTTTATGGCACGTGTGTGTGGCAATAGGAGTTATTTTACTTTTGCCAAAGCGCCAATATATGAAGTGA
- the LOC126848262 gene encoding uncharacterized protein LOC126848262, with amino-acid sequence MRAFPSDSAVLILLPLALFFARVIGDGDARTSTKLNSLFINSQKPQLVSFNSKEGDIEINWDVSVPFFRIPLSHVNKHNEISTLIDVNTRGLSIAGILTAILTLAVPVLSKPGPGMHYRSSDTQWSRMGNTINEIMLSNNYVTPCIQRIICSIISEASHSNNPTSTDKIIDGLSSHEWFKEFTNGTVLQEAVRIGREKHHDCGRVYKECFVTPRILKSIMMQFGAI; translated from the exons ATGAGGGCTTTTCCGAGTGATTCGGCTGTCCTGATTCTTCTACCCCTTGCGTTGTTCTTCGCACGCGTCATCGGCGACGGCGACGCGAGAACGTCTACCAAGTTAAACAGTCTGTTTATAAATAGTCAGAAGCCACAATTGGTCTCGTTTAACAGTAAAGAAGGAGATATCGAA ATCAATTGGGATGTGTCCGTACCTTTCTTCAGGATACCGCTGAGTCatgtaaataaacataatgaaATATCAACTCTGATTGACGTTAATACGAGAGGGTTGTCGATCGCTGGCATATTAACAGCCATTCTCACCTTAGCTGTACCTGTCTTGTCGAAGCCAGGTCCTGGAATGCATTATCGAA GTTCCGACACGCAATGGTCTCGAATGGGAAATACGATAAATGAGATCATGCTTAGCAATAATTACGTCACACCCTGTATACAGCGCATTATCTGCTCCATTATTTCTGAGGCGAGTCACTCCAATAATCCCACGAGTACTGACAAGATCATCGATGGCTTGTCAAG TCACGAGTGGTTTAAGGAATTCACGAACGGCACAGTCCTTCAGGAAGCTGTAAGGATAGGACGAGAAAAACATCATGACTGCGGGCGTGTTTACAAGGAGTGTTTTGTGACACCGCGAATCCTTAAAAGCATAATGATGCAATTCGGTGCAATCTGA